Proteins co-encoded in one Setaria viridis chromosome 9, Setaria_viridis_v4.0, whole genome shotgun sequence genomic window:
- the LOC117838826 gene encoding homeobox-leucine zipper protein HOX9: protein MAAAVAMRSGSSDGGGGGYDKGGMDTGKYVRYTQEQVEALERVYAECPKPSSSRRQQLLRECPILSNIEPKQIKVWFQNRRCRDKQRKESSRLQAVNRKLTAMNKLLMEENERLQKQVSQLVHENAYMKQQLQNPSLANDVSCESNVTTPANLRDASNPSGLLSIAEETLTEFLSKATGTAIDWVQMPGMKPGPDSFGIVTVSHGCRGVAARACGLVNLEPTKIVEILKDRPSWFRDCRSLEVFTVLPAGNGGTIELVYMQMYAPTTLVPARDFWTLRYTTTLEDGSLVVCERSLSGSGGGQSTATAQQFVRAEMLPSGYLVRQCEGGGSIVRIVDHLDLDAWSVPEVLRPLYESSRVVAQKMTTAALRHIRQIAQETSGEVVYALGRQPAVLRTFSQRLSRGFNDAISGFNDDGWSVMGGDGTEDVIIACNSKKTRNSSNPASAFGAPGGIICAKASMLLQSVPPAVLVRFLREHRSEWADYNFDAYSASALKTSPCSLPGLRSMRFSGSQIIMPLAHTVENEEILEVVRLEGQALTHDDGLLSRDIHLLQLCTGIEEKSMGSCFQLVFAPIDELFPDDAPLISSGFRVIPLDIKSDGVPSGRTLDLASSLEVGTTTQHASGDGSPDDCNLRSVLTIAFQFPYEIHLQDSVAAMARQYVRSIVSAVQRVSMAISPSRSGLSTGQKIISGFPEAATLVRWICKSYQYHLGVDLVSHSDEAGESLLRMFWDHQDAVLCCSFKEKPVFTFGNQMGIDMLETTLIALQDLTLDKIFDEAGRKALHAEIPKLMEQGYAYLPAGVCLSGMGRHVSYEQAIAWKVLGEDSNVHCLAFCFVNWSFV from the exons atggcggcggcggtggcgatgcgGAGCGggagcagcgacggcggcggcggcgggtacgaCAAGGGCGGCATGGACACAGGCAAGTACGTGCGCTACACGCAGGAGCAGGTGGAGGCGCTCGAGCGGGTGTACGCCGAGTGCCCCAAACCCAGCTCCTCGCGCAGGCAGCAGCTGCTGCGCGAGTGCCCCATCCTCTCGAACATCGAGCCCAAGCAGATCAAGGTCTGGTTCCAGAACCGGAG GTGCCGTGATAAGCAGCGTAAGGAGTCTTCCAGGCTTCAGGCCGTGAACAGAAAGTTAACCGCGATGAACAAGCTTCTTATGGAGGAGAATGAGCGCCTGCAGAAGCAGGTTTCCCAGCTGGTTCACGAGAATGCGTACATGAAGCAGCAGCTGCAGAAT CCTTCATTAGCAAATGATGTGAGCTGTGAATCAAATGTGACCACTCCTGCCAACCTAAGGGATGCAAGTAACCCATCAGG GCTCCTTTCAATTGCCGAGGAGACCCTGACAGAGTTCCTCTCAAAGGCTACAGGGACTGCTATTGATTGGGTCCAGATGCCTGGGATGAAG CCTGGTCCGGATTCTTTTGGTATTGTGACCGTTTCACATGGTTGTCGCGGTGTTGCTGCCCGTGCCTGTGGTCTTGTGAACCTGGAACCAACAAAG ATTGTTGAGATCTTGAAAGATCGCCCATCTTGGTTCCGTGATTGTCGGAGTCTTGAAGTCTTTACAGTGTTACCAGCTGGAAATGGTGGGACCATCGAGCTTGTTTACATGCAG ATGTATGCTCCTACTACTCTAGTTCCTGCACGAGATTTTTGGACACTGAGGTACACAACCACTTTGGAGGATGGCAGTCTTGTG GTCTGTGAGAGATCTTTGAGTGGTTCAGGTGGTGGTCAAAGCACTGCCACAGCACAACAATTTGTAAGAGCTGAGATGCTTCCTAGTGGCTATTTAGTCCGCCAATGTGAGGGTGGGGGCTCGATTGTGCGTATAGTGGACCATCTGGACCTTGAT GCTTGGAGTGTTCCTGAAGTTCTTCGGCCCCTCTATGAGTCGTCTAGGGTAGTTGCTCAGAAGATGACAACTGCA GCACTACGGCACATCAGACAAATTGCTCAAGAAACTAGTGGAGAGGTTGTATATGCGTTGGGGAGACAACCAGCTGTCCTACGAACATTTAGTCAGAGGCTTAGTCG AGGCTTTAACGATGCTATAAGTGGTTTCAATGATGATGGTTGGTCTGTCATGGGTGGAGACGGCACAGAAGATGTTATCATTGCTTGCAACTCAAAAAAGACTAGGAACAGTAGCAATCCTGCAAGTGCTTTTGGTGCTCCTGGAGGTATCATATGTGCCAAGGCATCCATGTTACTGCAG AGTGTTCCACCAGCAGTACTTGTTCGGTTCCTGAGGGAACATCGGTCTGAATGGGCAGATTATAACTTCGATGCATATTCGGCTTCAGCGCTGAAAACGAGCCCTTGTTCGCTTCCTGGGTTGCGGTCTATGAGATTTTCTGGGAGTCAGATCATCATGCCACTTGCTCACACAGTGGAGAATGAGGAG ATCTTAGAAGTTGTTCGTCTTGAAGGGCAGGCTCTGACACATGACGATGGTCTTTTATCAAGAGATATCCATCTGCTTCAG CTTTGCACTGGAATTGAGGAGAAATCAATGGGATCTTGCTTCCAGCTTGTCTTTGCACCAATCGATGAGCTTTTCCCTGATGATGCTCCCTTGATATCTTCAGGCTTTCGCGTTATACCGTTGGACATAAAATCA GATGGTGTACCCTCTGGAAGAACATTAGATTTGGCCTCTAGCCTTGAAGTTGGTACAACCACGCAACATGCCTCAGGGGATGGATCTCCGGATGACTGCAACCTACGATCTGTGCTGACAATTGCCTTTCAGTTCCCCTACGAAATACATCTCCAAGATAGCGTTGCAGCTATGGCCCGTCAGTATGTTCGAAGCATTGTCTCTGCTGTGCAAAGAGTATCGATGGCTATTTCTCCCTCGCGGTCTGGCTTGAGCACTGGGCAGAAGATAATTTCTGGCTTCCCTGAAGCTGCAACACTTGTTCGCTGGATTTGCAAAAGCTACCA GTACCATTTGGGGGTGGATCTGGTCAGCCACTCGGATGAAGCAGGGGAATCATTATTGAGAATGTTCTGGGATCATCAGGACGCTGTCTTGTGCTGCTCTTTCAAG GAAAAGCCTGTGTTTACTTTTGGCAACCAGATGGGAATTGACATGTTAGAAACAACTCTAATTGCTCTACAAGATCTCACACTGGACAAGATCTTCGATGAAGCTGGTAGAAAGGCATTACATGCAGAGATCCCTAAACTGATGGAACAG GGTTACGCATACCTGCCAGCTGGTGTGTGCTTATCTGGAATGGGCCGCCATGTCTCCTACGAGCAAGCCATCGCATGGAAAGTTCTCGGCGAGGACAGCAATGTGCACTGCCTCGCCTTCTGCTTCGTCAACTGGTCTTTCGTGTGA